From Actinomyces procaprae:
GACCGAGAGCCTGCGGATGCGCATCTGGCAGTGGCTGGCCGAGCACCTGGACCCCCGCGGGGCCGTGCCCGGGGTGCCGGCGTGGCTGTCGGTCCTGATCGTGGTGCTGCTGGTGACCGCACTGGTAGTCGTGCTGGTGGTGCTGTTCACCCGTATCACCTGGGCGCGCCGCGTCACCCGCCCCGGCGACCCGCTGTTCGACGACGATCGCGACGCCGCCGCACTGGCCCGTGCCGCCGACACCGCCGCCGGGCGGGGCGACTGGACCACCGCCGTCGTCGAGCGGTTCCGTGCGATCGTCCGCACGCTCGATGAACGCGGCGCCCTTGAGGACTATCCGGGAATGACCGCGCATGAGGCGGCGGTGCTGGCGTCCCGGCCGCTGGGCGGGATGGCCCCCCAGATGCACGAGGCCGCCCGCCTGTTCGACGCCGTCCGCTACGGCCGGGTCGTGTCCACCTCAGAGCAGGACGCATGGATGCGGGCCTTCGCCGAGCAGGTTGCCCGCACTCCCCTAGTCCCGGCAATGCCGGCCGGGCAGGTGACGCCATGAGCGCATCCGCTACCACGTCCCCCAAAGGCGACGGCACAGCACCCGCGGGCTCCGCCGACCAGGTGGTCGGAGCCCGCCCGGGCGAGCGCCTGCAGCGGTGGCGTCCCTTCCTGGCCGCCGGGGCGCTGCTGCTGCTTGTCGCCCTGGCGACCTTCTGGACGAGCCCGCAGTCCTCCAAGGTCCCCTACGCGATCAACAACCCCCACCCAGAAGGCACCCAGGCGCTGGCGGAGCTGCTGCGCGACCAGGGCGTGGACGTCTCCGCCGTCACCTCGGCCGACGCCGCCGTCACCTCGGCCGCGGACGGCGCCACCGTGGTCGTGCTCAACGTCGGGGACCTCAGCAGCTTCGACCGCCACCAGCTCGCCCAAACGGGCCAGGAAGTCGTGGTCCTCGGCTCCCTGTACGAGGACCTTGCGCAACTCACCGACATGACTCCGACCGGGGTCTCCGCGAGCACCAACACCACGCTGGAGCCCGAGTGCACCGACCCCGACGCGGTGGCCGCCGCCGCACTCGCAGGCTCGACCGGCTCCGTCGACCTGGGGGACGTGGAGGGCGCCGTCGGCTGCTTCCCCGTGGGCGACGGCACCTACGCCTACGCCACCGCTCCCCTTGCGGGCGGCGGGACCCTGCGAGTGATCGCCGACCCGCGCATCGCCACCAATGAGAACCTCACCACCCAAGGCAACGCGGCGCTGGCGATCCGTGCCATGGGCCGCAGTGACCGCCTGGTCTGGTTCGACGCCTCCCAGACGCTCGCGCTCAACGTGTGGGACACGCCCCTGCTGCCGCCGTGGCTGCCGGCGCTGATGCTCCTGGGCGGGGTCGCCGTCACTGCGCTGGCGCTGGTGCGCGGGCGCCGCTTCGGACGGCTCGTTTCGGAGGACCTGCCGGTGGTTGTGCACGCCACCGAGACCGCCGTCGGCAGGGGCAGGCTGTACCGCCGGGCCGGGGACCGCGATCGCGCCGCCCAGGCACTGCGCGCCGGAACGGCCCTGCGGCTCGGCCGCTCACTAGGCCTGCCGGCGTCGGCCGGCCGCGGCGAGCTGCTCCAGGCCGCCGCCCGCGCCAGCGGCTGGCCCGCTGCCGCCATCGACCATGCCCTGTACGGGCCCACCCCCGCGGACGACCATGCCCTGGCGGACCTGGCCGTACGCCTGGAACAACTCGAGAGCGAGGTCCATCCAAGATGACCACACCCCCCGCCCCCCGCAACGAACCGCCGCACCGCACCGGATGGGCAGACGGCCAGGCCGTCGACCAGGCCGACGTGCCGACCACGGCGCTGCCCACCAACGCAGCACGGCCGGCCACGCCGGGCGGTGATGATCCGCGCGCCCGGCTGCGGGCGGTGCGCGCAGAGGTGGCCAAGGCGGTCGTCGGCCAGGACCCGGCCGTCACGGGACTGGTGATCGCCATGCTCGCCGGCGGCCACGTACTGCTGGAGGGGGTGCCCGGGGTGGCCAAGACGCTGCTGGTGCGCTCTCTGGCCACATCCCTTGACGTGCGCACCAAGCGGCTGCAGTTCACCCCCGACCTGATGCCCGGAGACGTGACCGGCTCCCTGATCTACGACGCGCGCACAGCGGAGTTCTCCTTCCGCGAGGGCCCGGTGTTCACCAACCTGCTGCTGGCCGACGAGATCAACCGCACCCCGCCCAAGACGCAGGCCGCCCTGCTGGAGGCCATGGAGGAGCACCAGGTCACGGTCGACGGCTCCCCCCGGCCCCTGCCGGATCCGTTCATGGTGGTGGCGACCCAGAACCCGGTTGAGTACGAGGGCACGTACCCGCTGCCCGAGGCCCAGTTGGACCGCTTCCTGCTCAAGCTCATACTGCCGCTGCCCGAGCGCGGCGAGGAGATCGAGGTCCTGTCCCGCCACGCCACCGGCTTCAACCCCCGTGACCTGCCGGCGGCGGGCCTGCACGCCGTCGCCTCCCCGGACGATCTGCGGGCCGCCCGCGAGCAGGTGCGCACGGTGGACGCCTCACCCGAGGTGCTCGCCTACGTGGTCGACCTGGTGCGGGCCACCCGCACCTCCCCGTCGGTGTCACTGGGCGTGTCCCCGCGTGGTGCCACGGCGCTGCTGACGACGGCGAAGGCGTGGGCGTGGCTGTCCGGCCGCGGCTTCGTAACCCCCGACGACGTCAAGGCGCTCGCGCTGCCGACGCTGCGCCATCGCATCCAGCTGCGGGCCGAGGCCGAGCTGGAGGGCGTGTCCACCGAGTCCGTGATCAGCGGCGCCCTGCGCTCGGTGCCGGTGCCGCGGTAGTCGGCTGCTGAGAGGAGGCGCCCGTGTACCTGACCATGCGTACCGTCTGGCTGCTCGTCGTCGGGGCGGTGCCCGTGTTCCTCGTGCCCCGTCCGGCCACGGTCCTGGCCTGGACGGCGCTGGTGACCGCGCTGGTGGTGGTCGACGTGGCAGCGGCGCCCTCGCCCCGGGGCCTGCGCGCAACCAGGTCGGTGCCCCGGTCGGTGCGCCTGGGCGAGACGGTCACGGAGACGCTGACCCTGTTCAACACCACTGGGCGCAGCATGTCCGCGGTGGTACGCGATGCCTGGCCGCCCTCGGCCGGCGCCCCGCAACAGCGGCGGGCGCTTGTGGTCCCGGCCGGGCGGCAGCGGCGGATGCGCACCACGCTGACCCCCACGCGCCGCGGTGACCGAGTGGCCGACCTGGTCACGGTGCGGTTGCGCGGCCCGCTCGGCCTGGCCGGACGCCAGGCGTCGCTGGCCGTGCCCGCGCGACTGCGCGTACTCCCGCGGTTCGCCTCGCGCCGCCACCTGCCGAGCCGGCTGGCCCGCCTGCGGGAGATGGACGGGCGCAGCGCCGTGATGGTGCACGGAGCGGGCACCGAGTTCGACTCCCTGCGCGAGTACGTCGTCGGCGATGACGTGCGTTCAATCGACTGGCGCTCCACGGCACGGCGCGGAGAGGTCGTGGTCCGTACCTGGCGGCCGGAGCGGGACCGGCGCGTACTCATTGTGGTGGACACCGGCCGGATGGCGGCGGCACGGCTCGACGACGCGCCTCGGCTCGACGCCCAGATCGAGGCGATGCTGCTGCTGGCGGCGCTGGCCTCCCGTGCGGGCGATCGGGTGGATGCGGTCGCCATGGATGTGGAGACGCGTGCGCAGGTGCGGGGCGTGTCCGGCTCCGCGCTGCTGGGGGCGCTGGCGGACGCCTTCGCACCGCTCAGACCCGCTCTCGCGGCCACGGACTGGGCGCTGGTGGCGGCCACGGTGGAGGCCGCCCTCTCCCAGCACGCGCTGGTGGTCGTGCTCACCGGCCTGGACGGTTCGGGGGCGGATGCCGCCATGCTGCGCGCCCTGGCAACCATTGCCCGCAAGCACACGGTGGTCGTGGGCTCAGCGACCGACCCGGGCCTGGAGCGGCTGCGCTCTCGGCGCGACGACGCCGAGAGCGCCTACACGGCCGCGGCGGCCGAACGCGACCTGGTGGAGCTTGACGCCGTGCGCACCCGGCTGCGGCGCGCCGGCGTGGAAGTGGTGGAGGCCCAGCCGGGGGCGCTGGCACCGGAACTGGCCGACACCTACCTGGCGCTCAAGGCCGCGGGGAGGCTGTGATGCGGAGGCTCGCCGTCGTGCCCGCGCAGGAGTCAGCCGACCTCGGCCTGGACGGCGCCGGCCTCGTCGGCCTCAAGGTCGCCGGTGTGCCCGGCCAGCACGGCCCGGCGGCCCGGCAGCAGCGTGTAGACCCAGAACACCACCAGTGCCAGCAGGCCGATCAGCCCCTTGACCGGCCACGGCAGCGGCGCCGGGGTCACGAATGCCTCAATGAATCCGCTGACTGCCAGTGCCGCCGTCAGCCCGGCCGCCACGGTGACCAGGGAGCGCCCCTCGGCAGCGAGCGCCACGCCTCGCGACCGGCCGCCGGGGGCGAGCATGGTCCAGAACAGCTTCAGACCAGCGGCGCCGGCTACGAACACGCAGGTGAGCTCCAGCAGCCCGTGCGGGGTGATGAGCGCGAAGAACTGCCCGAGCAGGCCGTGATCGGCCATGATTGCTCCCGCCTGCCCGACGTTGACGGCGTTGGCGTACAGCATGTAGGCGGGCAGCAGCCCGGTGATGCCGCCGGCCACGCACAGCGCGGCGATGCGCGCGTTGTTCGTCCACACCAGGCCGGCGAACTCGGGGGCGGCGTAAGCGGAGTAGTAGGCCTCGAAGGACTCCTGGGCGTAGGTGTCGAGTGTGCTGGGAGAGCCGAGCGCCGCCATGGCATCGGGACTGCGCAGTGTCCACACGCCCACGACCACGGCGATCACCACCTCCACCGCGGTCACCACCACCGTCCACCAGCGCAGGCGATACAGTGCCGCCGGCACGCTGGCGAGCCAGAAGCGCCTCACATCGCTCATGCGCGCCTCCCGCGTGCCGGTGATGCGGCCGCGTGCCGCAGCCACACGAGTGGACAGCTGGGCCAGCAGCGTCGGGTCCGGGGCTCCGGTGCGGATGCGCGAGAGGTGGCCGGCCGCAGCCCGGTAGAGGGTTACCAGCTCGTCCGCCTCGGCGCCGGTGAGTCGGCGCCGGGACGTGAGCTCATCCAGCCGGTCCCACTGGTCGCGGTGGGCGGCGGCGTAGGCGTCAATATCCACGAGGGGAGTCTGTCATGGTGAATGAGGTTGCCGCCTCGTCCGAGCGGATGATGACGCCGGAGTTGATGGTCACCGGGGAGGCCGTGGCCCTGGAGGTGCTGCCCGCATCCCCCGGGGCCCGCATCCTGTCGGGGCTGATCGACTACGCGCTGTACGGCGCGGGCCTGGTGGTCACGGTGCTGACGGGTGTCCCCATAGGCGGCCGCATCTTCCCGAACGCCTCCGACGCCCTGGTGGTGGCAATGCTGTCCCTGGTGTTCCTGGGGTGGCTGGTGGGGATGCCACTGGCGGTGGAGGTGCTGTCCCGCGGACGCTCCGCCGGCCGCCTGGTGACCGGTTCCCGCATTGTTCGCGACGACGGCGGCGCGGTGCGACTGCGCCACAGCCTGGTTCGGGCCCTGGTGGGGGTTGTCGAGGTCTGGCTGCTCGGCGGGATCCCGGCGATCGCCACCAGTGTGGTGACCCGCCGCGGTAAGCGCCTGGGAGACCTCTTGGCGGGAACCTACGCGGTGCGGATCCGCAACGGGGGTGTTGATGCTCCGCCGATCCTCATGCCGCCGGAGCTGTCCGCATGGGCCCGGGACGCCGACCTGCGCTCCCTGCCAGGCCACTTGGCGCTCGTCGTGCGGACCTTCTTGCAGCGGGCCTCCTCCATGCAGCCGCAGGCGCGCATGCGGCTGGCTACGCAGCTGGCCGCGCAGGCGGAGCCCTACGTGGCGCCGCCGCCACCGCCGCACACTCACCCCGAGCGCTTCCTGGCGGCGCTGCTGGCGGCCCGCCGCGACCGCGAGTTCATGCTGGAGCTGCGGGATCGGCGCCTGGAGGACAACGCGCTCACCACCATGCAGAACCCGCCGCATGAGGTGGCCGCGCCCGCCGCACAGGCGTAACCGGGCGGCACCGGGCAGCCCGGAGACTACGGGCGCCGCGCCGGGGTGTAGAGCCCCGGGGTTTGTGGGGGTGCACCCCGGGGGCGAGCAAAAAAACCCGGGGGCGTGCAGCAACACCGCCCCCGCACGCCGCCGGGCAAAAGTGCACTGAGCACCGAGGACCCCGGAGCGGTGGCACCGCCCCCGCACGCCGCCGGGCAAATGCGGCTGTTCCGGTTGGGGTGTGCTCATGGGCGGTTCGGCTGCGTGCTCGGTGAGGATTGTTTGGTGCAGTCAGGCGCCCACGACGTTCCCGTGGTGTTGGGCGCCTGGTTGCCGACAGTCGAGGGGCGGGTGGGTCCTACGCCGCCCTGGTTGGACCGCTCACGCCCCGATGGACCGCTCACGCCCCGATGGACCGCTGTAACCAGCGGCTACGGCGGTCCAACGGGGGCACAGCGGTCCAACGGGGGAACAGGGGTCCAACGGGCAGGCTCAACGGCCACGCGCATCGCCCCCAACCGCGCACCGCCACCCAAGCACTCTCGCAACCGGGCCAAGTGGCGCTTTAGTGGGTGACCTGTAGGTCGATCAGTCCTCGGTCTTCTCCCCGCGCAGCACGCGCAAGTGACCGCGGCGGGTGATCTCGCCGTCGCCCAGACCGGTCAGGTGGTCCGGCAGCGGGGCGGTCAGCGATGCGGGCAGCAGGCCGGTGGGCCGCCCCGCGTGCTCGGCCGGCTGGGGCTTGGGGCGCGGGGCCCTGGAGGCCTCCCGGACGGCGTCGGCCAGGGCGGTCAGGTCGTCCTCCGACGGCGGGGCGGGCTGAAAGTCGGTGGCGAGTCGGATCACTTGCCAGCCGCGCGGCGCGGTGAATGACTCCACGTGCTTGGCGCACAGGTCGTAGGCCTCGGGCTGCGCCTGCGTGGCCAGCGGGCCGAGCACGATCGTGGAGTCGGCGTACACGCTCGTCAAAGTGGCTACGGCCGGGTTCTCGCATCCGGGCCTGCGGCAGTGTCGGACTCTTCTCACACCCGCAGGCTACCGCGGGCCGGCCGACAGGTGCGGGAGCCACGGGCCCGCGGCGCCGTGATAAGAGCGAAGCGCGTGGGGCTCACAGTCCCGGGTCGATCTCCTCAGGCCGACGGCCCAGCATGAGGGCCACCTGCTCCAGCACGACGCGCCGCACCAGCTCCGCCAGTTCGGCGTCATCGGCGGCACGGGAGGTGATGGGGCGCCGGTACAGGACGATCCGGGCGGGGAGCCCGGCCCGCGGCTCGGCGGCGAATCCGCGGCCGAGCACGACGCCGTGCTCCCACGGGGCCGGATCCGACGGCGGCACCTCCTCCACGGCGAACTGCATCACGGAGACCTGCGGGTTCCGTCGGGTCAGCGCCGCGGCGGCCTCAATGACCATCGCGTCGAAGCGCTCGGCGCGGGTGCGCCAGGCGGGCAGTCCGGGCGGCAGCAGCGGTCCACGCAGCCCGCGCCCGTGACGGTCACGGCGGCGCGGGGATGCGGGAATACGCACCGGATACCGACGAGATGACCTGGGCACGTGTCCCACCCTAGAGGATTGCCGACGCCGCGTCCCATCCATCAGTACAGCAGGAGGCTGCGGGACCCCTGGGCGGCGGCGTCGGGCACCGTGGGCACCACCGCGATGAGGGTTCCCGGCACGTCCCCCTCGACCTCGGTGGTGACCACCGCCGCGGCGAGGACCGTCCCCCCGCCCGTCCCCGCGATCACCAGGGCGGACACGTCCTGCGGAACCTCGGGGGTGAGCGTGGTGGCGGCGGGGACCTCGACATCCTGAGTCCACTGCCCGTCGGCGGAGGCCAAGGTGAGGGACGCCGCGGTCTGCGCGGTGTTGGTCAGCACCAGGGACGTCTCCAGCCCCGCGCCCCGGGGCAGGGCCAGGGCGGCGCCCTCCGCTGCGTCGACGGCGGCCTGCACCCAGGCGATGTCATGGGCCAGGGCGCCGGAGCGGTCGGGATACTCCCCCGCGCTGCGCACAAGCCTGACGGCGGCACCGACGGGTGCGTCGGCGGACACGCGCACGGCGTAGGCGCCCGGACTCACCCCCGCCAGGGAGAAGTCGAAGACCGCTCCCGGGTCGACGGTCGCAGCGGTGGCGCCCGGCAGCTCCTCCTCGTCGTCGGCGCCGATCAGTGAGATGGACACGGTAGCGGGCGCCGCCCCGGGGTTGACCACGCGCACGGCGGGCCCCTCCGAGGAGACCGCCCCGGACTCGGCCTCGGTCTCCCCCTGTGCGGCGGCGTCGACGAGCACCACGCCCGGGATCGCCTGCTCGGTGGCGGGGGCGGCGCCGGCGGTGAGCGTGTCGACCCCGGCGGGCGTCTCACCGTCCAAGGACTCGGTGACCAGCACCGGAATCAGTGAGCCGCCTTCCGCCTCCACGCTGAGCGCCAGCCGGTCGTCGAGGGCGCTCGCGGTCTCGAGCAGCACGCCGACCGTCTCACCGGCACCCACCGACACCTGCCCGGAGGCGGGCAGGGTGAGTTCGCCGGTGGAGCCGTACAGGTGGATCGTTGCGGTGACCGTGGTGATTCCGGGGTTCGTCAGCCGCAGCTCGGAGGAGGAGCCGATGGCTGCGGAGCCGCCTACGATCCAGGCGACCGAGGTGGGGGCGGCACAGGGTGCCACAGTCAGGCCCCGCAGGTCGCCGCCCGCCGTCACGGTGGTAACCACGCCGACGGCGCCGGTCGGCGTGCCGCCGGACGCCTGGACGGTGAGGATGCCGCCTGTGGCCGAGTCCATTGTGGTGGAGCCGCCAAGTTCAGCGGACACGGCCGTCGGACCCGCTGCGGCCCCGGCAGAAGCCTCAGCCGTTGCGCCCGCCGTGGCCCCTGCAGACGCCCCAGCAGACGCACCCGCCGTGGCCTCAGCCGTTGCGCCCGCCGTAGCCCCCGGCGTCGCCTCCGCCGTGGCCCCTGCAGACGCACCCGCCGTGGCCTCAGCGGTGGCCTCCGGCGTCGCCTCCGCCGTGGTCCCGGTTGCTGCGGCGTAGCTGAGCGTGGAGTCTGGATCGAGCGCGGTTATGACGGTGCTCCCACTGGTCTCATCGATGTCGACGCCCCCGATGGTGTTGTTCGGCGCGGCGGGGCAGGCATAGACGATTCCGGCGGCGGGCGCGGGCACGGCGGTCGGGGCGACGTCCCGGCTCACGGCGCGGGGCGTGCCGGTCCCCCACCAGGTCAGCGCAAGCACCGCCGCCAGGATCAGGAGTGCGGCGGCAACGCGGCCGACCAGGGCTACTGCTCTGCTGCGGGACGGGCTCATGTCAGGCTCCTCCGGCGACGCAGGGGCAGGGCGAACAGGGCCGTCACCACCCAGGTGACCTGGATCGCCAGAGCGGCGGCGGTACCCGCAGCGGTTCCGTGGGTGACGACGAGCTCACCGCCGTCGGCGGGCACGATGAAGGCGGTGCGCCAGCGGCCGGCGGTTCCGGCGACGGCGGTGGTCTGGAGGGCCTCACCGTTCAAAGTGGCCCTCCAGGTGCCGTCATCACGCTCGGAGAGCATCAGGACGCGGGGGCCGGATGCTGCTGCCAGGGTGGTGCGGATGACGGTTCGACCGTTGGCTGCGGCCGCGACCGTGGTGCCGGTTCCGGCGGCGTCCACCAGCACCGCGCGGGCGGACTCGGAGGCGGCGTCCGGCGATACCCGCCAGGAGGTGCCCGAGTCGGTGCGGGCGAGCTGCTCTAGTCCCGGGGTCGCGTCCAGTCCGGCTCGTGTGGATGCGGTCAGGTCATCGCCGGCGGCGTCGGTCAGCAGGACGACGGCGATGCCGTGGGCGGCCAGGCCGTCGGCGACGTCCTCGTCCTGGCCGGCGGCCGCACGTACCACCAGGTCGGCGAGTTCGGCGTCG
This genomic window contains:
- a CDS encoding metallopeptidase family protein yields the protein MPRSSRRYPVRIPASPRRRDRHGRGLRGPLLPPGLPAWRTRAERFDAMVIEAAAALTRRNPQVSVMQFAVEEVPPSDPAPWEHGVVLGRGFAAEPRAGLPARIVLYRRPITSRAADDAELAELVRRVVLEQVALMLGRRPEEIDPGL
- a CDS encoding DUF4129 domain-containing protein, giving the protein MPPVTAAARALGAGGLHVLVPRDVPATPDADAARRAAEEELAKPVYRETESLRMRIWQWLAEHLDPRGAVPGVPAWLSVLIVVLLVTALVVVLVVLFTRITWARRVTRPGDPLFDDDRDAAALARAADTAAGRGDWTTAVVERFRAIVRTLDERGALEDYPGMTAHEAAVLASRPLGGMAPQMHEAARLFDAVRYGRVVSTSEQDAWMRAFAEQVARTPLVPAMPAGQVTP
- a CDS encoding RDD family protein — its product is MVNEVAASSERMMTPELMVTGEAVALEVLPASPGARILSGLIDYALYGAGLVVTVLTGVPIGGRIFPNASDALVVAMLSLVFLGWLVGMPLAVEVLSRGRSAGRLVTGSRIVRDDGGAVRLRHSLVRALVGVVEVWLLGGIPAIATSVVTRRGKRLGDLLAGTYAVRIRNGGVDAPPILMPPELSAWARDADLRSLPGHLALVVRTFLQRASSMQPQARMRLATQLAAQAEPYVAPPPPPHTHPERFLAALLAARRDREFMLELRDRRLEDNALTTMQNPPHEVAAPAAQA
- a CDS encoding stage II sporulation protein M, translating into MDIDAYAAAHRDQWDRLDELTSRRRLTGAEADELVTLYRAAAGHLSRIRTGAPDPTLLAQLSTRVAAARGRITGTREARMSDVRRFWLASVPAALYRLRWWTVVVTAVEVVIAVVVGVWTLRSPDAMAALGSPSTLDTYAQESFEAYYSAYAAPEFAGLVWTNNARIAALCVAGGITGLLPAYMLYANAVNVGQAGAIMADHGLLGQFFALITPHGLLELTCVFVAGAAGLKLFWTMLAPGGRSRGVALAAEGRSLVTVAAGLTAALAVSGFIEAFVTPAPLPWPVKGLIGLLALVVFWVYTLLPGRRAVLAGHTGDLEADEAGAVQAEVG
- a CDS encoding DUF5719 family protein, whose amino-acid sequence is MSPSRSRAVALVGRVAAALLILAAVLALTWWGTGTPRAVSRDVAPTAVPAPAAGIVYACPAAPNNTIGGVDIDETSGSTVITALDPDSTLSYAAATGTTAEATPEATAEATAGASAGATAEATPGATAGATAEATAGASAGASAGATAGATAEASAGAAAGPTAVSAELGGSTTMDSATGGILTVQASGGTPTGAVGVVTTVTAGGDLRGLTVAPCAAPTSVAWIVGGSAAIGSSSELRLTNPGITTVTATIHLYGSTGELTLPASGQVSVGAGETVGVLLETASALDDRLALSVEAEGGSLIPVLVTESLDGETPAGVDTLTAGAAPATEQAIPGVVLVDAAAQGETEAESGAVSSEGPAVRVVNPGAAPATVSISLIGADDEEELPGATAATVDPGAVFDFSLAGVSPGAYAVRVSADAPVGAAVRLVRSAGEYPDRSGALAHDIAWVQAAVDAAEGAALALPRGAGLETSLVLTNTAQTAASLTLASADGQWTQDVEVPAATTLTPEVPQDVSALVIAGTGGGTVLAAAVVTTEVEGDVPGTLIAVVPTVPDAAAQGSRSLLLY
- a CDS encoding DUF4350 domain-containing protein — protein: MSASATTSPKGDGTAPAGSADQVVGARPGERLQRWRPFLAAGALLLLVALATFWTSPQSSKVPYAINNPHPEGTQALAELLRDQGVDVSAVTSADAAVTSAADGATVVVLNVGDLSSFDRHQLAQTGQEVVVLGSLYEDLAQLTDMTPTGVSASTNTTLEPECTDPDAVAAAALAGSTGSVDLGDVEGAVGCFPVGDGTYAYATAPLAGGGTLRVIADPRIATNENLTTQGNAALAIRAMGRSDRLVWFDASQTLALNVWDTPLLPPWLPALMLLGGVAVTALALVRGRRFGRLVSEDLPVVVHATETAVGRGRLYRRAGDRDRAAQALRAGTALRLGRSLGLPASAGRGELLQAAARASGWPAAAIDHALYGPTPADDHALADLAVRLEQLESEVHPR
- a CDS encoding DUF58 domain-containing protein, whose product is MYLTMRTVWLLVVGAVPVFLVPRPATVLAWTALVTALVVVDVAAAPSPRGLRATRSVPRSVRLGETVTETLTLFNTTGRSMSAVVRDAWPPSAGAPQQRRALVVPAGRQRRMRTTLTPTRRGDRVADLVTVRLRGPLGLAGRQASLAVPARLRVLPRFASRRHLPSRLARLREMDGRSAVMVHGAGTEFDSLREYVVGDDVRSIDWRSTARRGEVVVRTWRPERDRRVLIVVDTGRMAAARLDDAPRLDAQIEAMLLLAALASRAGDRVDAVAMDVETRAQVRGVSGSALLGALADAFAPLRPALAATDWALVAATVEAALSQHALVVVLTGLDGSGADAAMLRALATIARKHTVVVGSATDPGLERLRSRRDDAESAYTAAAAERDLVELDAVRTRLRRAGVEVVEAQPGALAPELADTYLALKAAGRL
- a CDS encoding AAA family ATPase, whose product is MTTPPAPRNEPPHRTGWADGQAVDQADVPTTALPTNAARPATPGGDDPRARLRAVRAEVAKAVVGQDPAVTGLVIAMLAGGHVLLEGVPGVAKTLLVRSLATSLDVRTKRLQFTPDLMPGDVTGSLIYDARTAEFSFREGPVFTNLLLADEINRTPPKTQAALLEAMEEHQVTVDGSPRPLPDPFMVVATQNPVEYEGTYPLPEAQLDRFLLKLILPLPERGEEIEVLSRHATGFNPRDLPAAGLHAVASPDDLRAAREQVRTVDASPEVLAYVVDLVRATRTSPSVSLGVSPRGATALLTTAKAWAWLSGRGFVTPDDVKALALPTLRHRIQLRAEAELEGVSTESVISGALRSVPVPR
- a CDS encoding DUF3499 domain-containing protein, producing the protein MRRVRHCRRPGCENPAVATLTSVYADSTIVLGPLATQAQPEAYDLCAKHVESFTAPRGWQVIRLATDFQPAPPSEDDLTALADAVREASRAPRPKPQPAEHAGRPTGLLPASLTAPLPDHLTGLGDGEITRRGHLRVLRGEKTED